One Maribacter sp. HTCC2170 genomic window, GTTTTTACAATTTCTTTGGATTTGAATTTTTCGCTTGTCTCTTCAACAGTTCGTAAAAGCTTTAAAACTTCATCCTTCGCTTCTTGCTTTTCTTTTGGGTTGCGGGTATTATCATCCATAGCTGCCCCATCTCCATTGACCTCATCAAATTCTTCCCCAAAATAATGGAGCATAAATTTTCTTCTTGACATCGAGGTTTCTGCATAGGCCACAACTTCTTGAAGTAAGGCATTTCCAATTTCCTGTTCCGCAACAGGTTTACCCGACATGAATTTTTCAAGTTTTTCAATATCCTTATAAGAATAAAAGGCCAAACAATGCCCTTCACCACCATCACGACCTGCACGACCGGTCTCTTGATAGTAACTCTCAATACTTTTGGGAATATCATGGTGAATCACAAAACGAACGTCTGGTTTATCTATTCCCATTCCAAAGGCAATGGTAGCAACAACCACATCTACATCCTCCATCAAAAACATGTCTTGATATTTTGAACGGGTCTTGGCGTCGAAACCAGCGTGATAAGGAACAGCACTTACTCCATTTACTTGTAAAACCTGAGCCAATTCTTCAACGCGCTTTCTACTAAGACAATAAACAATTCCAGATTTACCAGAATTCTGTTTCACGAAGCGAATAATATCTGAATCTACATTCGCTGTTTTGGTCCGAACCTCATAAAACAAATTGGCTCTATTAAATGAGGCCTTAAAAACCTTAGCATCAGTAATACCCAGATTTTTAATGATATCCTCTTGTACTTTAGGAGTAGCAGTTGCAGTAAGACCAATTATTGGGATGCTATCACCCAAACGAGCAACGATAGTTCTTAAATTTCTATACTCTGGCCTAAAATCGTGGCCCCACTCAGAAATACAGTGGGCTTCGTCAACGGCCACAAAAGAAATTCCAGCCGACTTTAAAAACTCAATATACACCTCTTTAGTCAAAGATTCCGGAGCAACGTATAACAATTTGGTAATCCCATTTGTTATATCCTCTTTTACCTGTTTCACCTCAGTCTTATTCAAAGAAGAATTCAATACATGGGCAATACCGTACTCTGAAGATATTCCTCGAATGGCATCGACCTGATTTTTCATTAAAGCAATTAAAGGAGATACGATAATCGCCGTCCCATTTTGCATCAAAGCAGGTAATTGATAACAGAGTGATTTTCCACCTCCTGTTGGCATTATCACAAAGGTATTCTTACCCTGGACAATGTTCTTGACGACTTCTTCCTGAAGCCCCTTGAATTGGGAAAAACCAAAATACTTTTTTAACGAGGCATGCAAATCAATTTCGTTAAGCCCCATTCCATGTTTCACCATTTATTTTCTTAAATCAATGACTATGAGTCATCTACCAATTATTTATATAAGTTAAGGCGTTTTATCCAAGCACACAAATAGTTCTTAAATATCCTTAAAAAACTTAAACTATTCTATAAAGTTAAGTTTATGTAATTTTGTAAACTTAAATATAATACAATCTTTTAGGATTACAATTCTTAACAATAATTATACATTGAACAATTCCGAAACGATTCTTAATCTAGCCAAAAAAACTATAGAGACCGAAAGTCAAGCTATTGGCAATCTGGCAAGTTTACTTGATGGCAATTTCTCCAAAACGGTGGAAAGTATATTAAATTCAAAAGGTAGGGTTGTCATAACCGGAATTGGTAAAAGTGCAATTATTGCAACCAAGATTGTAGCGACTTTGAATTCAACAGGCACACCTGCGATTTTCATGCATGCTGGTGATGCCATTCACGGAGATTTAGGAACCATACAAGAAGATGATGTGGTCATTTGTATTTCCAAAAGTGGTAATACACCCGAAATAAAAATGTTGGTCCCCTTAATTAAAAGAGGGAGTAATATATTGATTGGAATGACGGGTAATATAAGTTCATTTTTAGCACAACAAGCTCATTTTAATTTAAACACCTTTGTTGAAAAAGAGGCCTGTCCAAACAATCTAGCTCCGACCACCAGTACCAGCGCACAATTGGTAATGGGTGACGCATTGGCCATTTGTTTGTTAGAACTAAAAGGATTCAGTAGTAAAGATTTTGCAAAATATCACCCTGGAGGTGCTCTTGGCAAACGCCTCTACCTTACGGTTGATGACATTGTACAAATCAACGCTAAGCCACAAGTTAGTCTGGACACCGACGTTCGAAAAGTCATCGTTGAGATTTCTGAAAAAATGTTGGGTGTTTCTGCCGTTATACATGAAAATAAAATTGTTGGAGTGGTCACCGACGGAGATATTCGCCGTATGTTGAATAAGTATGACAGTATAAATGGATTGACGGCAAAAGACATCATGACTTCAAACCCAAAAACTGTTGATGTTAGCAAACTTGCCGTTGTGGCACTTGAATTAATGCAGGATAAAGGAATTTCACAACTACTGGCCGTTAAGGATGACGAATATAAGGGTGTGGTACATTTACATAATCTAATAAACGAGGGCATATTATAATGGCGAAAAAGAAGAATACGAAGCCTCATAACGAAATGTCGTTTTTGGATCATTTGGAAGAACTCCGCTGGCATTTAATACGCTCAGTTTTTGTTGTTGTTATAATAGGGTGTATTGCTTTTGTCATGCGCGAATTCATTTTCGACACGATATTATTTGGCCCTAAGAAAATGGATTTCCCTACTTATCGCTTTTTTTGCAAAGCTGCCACCTTTTTGGGTTTTGATTCTGCTTTCTGCGCCGACAAACTACCATTTACAATACAAAGTCGTCTAATGGCTGGGCAATTCTCTGCCCATATTTGGACCTCGATTTGGGCAGGATTCATCATAGGTTTTCCATATGTATTATATGAGATGTGGAAATTTATTAGTCCAGGACTGTATGAAAAAGAGCGAAAAAATTCGAGAGGTTTTATTCTTATTGCATCCTTTCTTTTCTTTTTAGGTGTCTTGTTCGGTTACTATGTTGTTGCGCCATTGTCCATAAACTTTTTAGGGACCTATCAAGTCAGTGCAGAGGTTACGAATGAATTCGATTTGGCTTCTTACGTGGCCACTGTTAGGTCTGCTGTTATCGCTTGTGGAGTTTTGTTTGAACTACCTATAATAATATTCTTCTTGACAAAAGTCGGATTGATTACTCCCGAAATAATGAAAAAGTATCGTAAGATTGCTCTTGTCATTGTTCTGATTTTATCAGCGGTAATTACTCCTCCAGATGTGGCAAGTCAGATAATCGTTGCAGTACCGGTATTAATTCTTTACCAAATAAGTATTTACATTTCTAAAATGGTGCTAAAACGTGAAGCCAAAAAAGAGGCTAAACTTAAAAAAGGTTAAAAAACCGTGAATAAGAATCCATTGCCCAGTTATTAGATCTAGATTTGAGGTAATAATTATTGGGTAATATACGGATCCGAGTATGAAGCTAAGAGCAGAAAACATTATGAAAGCCTATAGAGGGCGCCAAGTAGTGAAGGGCATTTCTTTGGAAGTGAACCAAGGCGAGATTGTAGGGCTATTAGGTCCAAACGGTGCCGGTAAAACTACTTCATTCTACATGATTGTGGGTCTCATAAAACCCAATAGCGGAAATATTTTCTTGGATGATATGGAAATCACAAAATTTCCGATGTATAAACGAGCTCAAAATGGTATTGGTTATTTGGCACAGGAAGCATCGGTTTTCCGGAAACTTAGCATTGAAAAAAATATATTGAGTGTATTGCAATTGACCAACCTAAGTAAGAAAGAGCAGCTCATGAAAATGGAGTCTCTTATCGAGGAATTTGGTTTAGGTCATATTCGAAAAAATAGAGGAGATTTACTTTCAGGTGGTGAACGACGTAGAACTGAGATTGCTCGTGCACTTGCCACTGACCCAAAATTTATTTTACTTGATGAACCCTTTGCTGGTGTGGATCCTGTGGCCGTCGAAGACATTCAGCGTATTGTCGCCCACCTTAAAGACAAAAATATTGGTATTCTCATAACAGACCATAATGTTCAGGAAACATTGGCGATTACCGAACGATCGTACTTAATGTTCGAAGGAGGGATTTTGAAATCTGGTGTACCTGAAGATTTAGCCGCGGATGAAATGGTACGCAAGGTATATCTTGGGCAGAATTTTGAGCTACGTAAGAAGAAGTTGGATTTTTAATTCATCAATTGTTTTTCACTCCCATTGTACCGACTAAAGAACTTAAAACATAAAAAGTGATTATCGCAGGCACTGCCAAGAACTTCATGGTCATAAGAAGTACCAAACTCACTATTATAAAAATGTAACGTTGAGAGTTTTCCTTGAAACTCCAATTCTTGAATTTCAAAGAAAACAACTCAATCTTCGAATTCAATAAATAGGCACTTAAAATAGTTACCCCAATAAGAAACCATTGGTTCAAAATAATTCCGTTCAACAAATCATTACTGTGATACAAAAGAATCAAAGGCAAAGAAAGAATCAATAAGGCATTTGCCGGTGTCGGTAAACCAATGAAAGAACTGACTTGATTTTCATCTATGTTGAACTTGGCCAAACGATATGCCGAGGCTAAAGTGATTAAAAACCCAAAAAATGGTAGTGGCGCAACTTTAAGCCCTACCCAAAAAGTATCATTCGCTGCCTGCGAAGACAAATCCACATTCCATCCACCGGTCATAGACATTCCCAATAGTTGGAACATTACAATTCCAGGAACAAGTCCACTCGTCACCATATCTGCCAACGAATCCAATTGTAAGCCTAAATCGCTCTTTACATTGAGCAATCTTGCAGCCAATCCGTCAAAAAAATCAAAAATAATTCCAAGAAGAACGAAAAATGCGGCAAGCTCTAATTGATTAAGTACCGCAAACACCGCAGCAATACTTCCGCATAACAAATTCATTAAAGTAATCAGATTGGGAATATGGCGTTTCATTGGTAGTCGTTTATGTAAAAATAAGACAAATTTCCATGAATTGTTTTCGTCCCACAATTTATTCAGATATTTGCGAGTGAACATTATTGACAAGGAATTATGTGGTTAAAAAAGTTATTTTTCTTCTTTACGTTTTTGTTTTCACTTGCGATTTACTCACAAATACCTGAGCTGTCGCCATTGTCAAAAATAAGTGTGCTTACCTGTGGGTCAGGCGATCAGTTATATTCTACGTTTGGCCATAGTGCATTTCGGGTTCAAGACAAGGCGGTCGGAATTGATGTAGTATATAATTATGGAGTTTTTGACTTTAGATCAAAAAACTTTTATGGGAAGTTTGCGAAGGGAAAGTTAGATTACACCTTGGCCAGACAACAGTATTCAAATTTCATTCGTGAATATAAATATGATCAACGCTGGGTGAATGAACAGCAACTTGAACTAACGCAATTGGAACGAAATGAGTTGTTTAAATTTTTAGAGAACAACTATCTCCCAGAAAACAGGGCCTATCAATATGATTTTTTCTATAATAACTGTTCAACCAAAATTTGGGATGTTTTAAAGAATGTATTCGGAAATAGATTA contains:
- the recQ gene encoding DNA helicase RecQ; translated protein: MGLNEIDLHASLKKYFGFSQFKGLQEEVVKNIVQGKNTFVIMPTGGGKSLCYQLPALMQNGTAIIVSPLIALMKNQVDAIRGISSEYGIAHVLNSSLNKTEVKQVKEDITNGITKLLYVAPESLTKEVYIEFLKSAGISFVAVDEAHCISEWGHDFRPEYRNLRTIVARLGDSIPIIGLTATATPKVQEDIIKNLGITDAKVFKASFNRANLFYEVRTKTANVDSDIIRFVKQNSGKSGIVYCLSRKRVEELAQVLQVNGVSAVPYHAGFDAKTRSKYQDMFLMEDVDVVVATIAFGMGIDKPDVRFVIHHDIPKSIESYYQETGRAGRDGGEGHCLAFYSYKDIEKLEKFMSGKPVAEQEIGNALLQEVVAYAETSMSRRKFMLHYFGEEFDEVNGDGAAMDDNTRNPKEKQEAKDEVLKLLRTVEETSEKFKSKEIVKTITGQVNALVSSHKANEKSVFGIGSNQTENHWMALIRQVLVAGLLKKEIEQYGILHITEKGKEFLSNPTSFMMTKDHEYSKERDEAIVSASKGGVSDVKLLKILKSLRKSQADKLSVPPFVVFQDPSLDDMALKYPITMEEMLNIYGVGEGKAKKYGKPFVDAIVVYVEENDILRPDDLVVKSTGANSGLKLYIIQNVDRKLNLEDIASAKGLEIPELIKEMEQIVYSGTKLNIGYYLDEVLDEDQQEEIHDYFLEAETDDLEEAMEEFDGEYEYEDLRLYRLKFISEVAN
- a CDS encoding SIS domain-containing protein produces the protein MNNSETILNLAKKTIETESQAIGNLASLLDGNFSKTVESILNSKGRVVITGIGKSAIIATKIVATLNSTGTPAIFMHAGDAIHGDLGTIQEDDVVICISKSGNTPEIKMLVPLIKRGSNILIGMTGNISSFLAQQAHFNLNTFVEKEACPNNLAPTTSTSAQLVMGDALAICLLELKGFSSKDFAKYHPGGALGKRLYLTVDDIVQINAKPQVSLDTDVRKVIVEISEKMLGVSAVIHENKIVGVVTDGDIRRMLNKYDSINGLTAKDIMTSNPKTVDVSKLAVVALELMQDKGISQLLAVKDDEYKGVVHLHNLINEGIL
- the tatC gene encoding twin-arginine translocase subunit TatC, producing the protein MAKKKNTKPHNEMSFLDHLEELRWHLIRSVFVVVIIGCIAFVMREFIFDTILFGPKKMDFPTYRFFCKAATFLGFDSAFCADKLPFTIQSRLMAGQFSAHIWTSIWAGFIIGFPYVLYEMWKFISPGLYEKERKNSRGFILIASFLFFLGVLFGYYVVAPLSINFLGTYQVSAEVTNEFDLASYVATVRSAVIACGVLFELPIIIFFLTKVGLITPEIMKKYRKIALVIVLILSAVITPPDVASQIIVAVPVLILYQISIYISKMVLKREAKKEAKLKKG
- the lptB gene encoding LPS export ABC transporter ATP-binding protein, translated to MKLRAENIMKAYRGRQVVKGISLEVNQGEIVGLLGPNGAGKTTSFYMIVGLIKPNSGNIFLDDMEITKFPMYKRAQNGIGYLAQEASVFRKLSIEKNILSVLQLTNLSKKEQLMKMESLIEEFGLGHIRKNRGDLLSGGERRRTEIARALATDPKFILLDEPFAGVDPVAVEDIQRIVAHLKDKNIGILITDHNVQETLAITERSYLMFEGGILKSGVPEDLAADEMVRKVYLGQNFELRKKKLDF
- a CDS encoding CDP-alcohol phosphatidyltransferase family protein, translating into MKRHIPNLITLMNLLCGSIAAVFAVLNQLELAAFFVLLGIIFDFFDGLAARLLNVKSDLGLQLDSLADMVTSGLVPGIVMFQLLGMSMTGGWNVDLSSQAANDTFWVGLKVAPLPFFGFLITLASAYRLAKFNIDENQVSSFIGLPTPANALLILSLPLILLYHSNDLLNGIILNQWFLIGVTILSAYLLNSKIELFSLKFKNWSFKENSQRYIFIIVSLVLLMTMKFLAVPAIITFYVLSSLVGTMGVKNN